AGCAATCCCTTGCCGACATATTTCGCGGTAATCGCCTCAGCCGCCTTATCGAAGCCGAGAATCGCGCCCGGCAGTACACCGCCCATCGTCTCGTAGCTCACTGGCCCCAACGCATACTTTACCGACTCGCGTTCCAGCCCTTTTTCAGGGAGGTAGGTGGGGAGCTGAGGAGGAAGCCCCTTAGGGCCAGCAACCTTTGGCAGCCGGGCTTCAATCGCCGACAGCAGAGACTCGGTTTTAGCCCCACGCATTCCACGGGCTTCAACTAAGCTGGTGCCGCTGCGGAAGAGATAGCCTTCCGCACCTGCGCTCGTCTCGTTACCCAGCCCTACGCCGCGATAGCTCGAACCCGGCCGCTGATAGAAGCTGTAGGCTGCATGAGCTCCGGTTGCGTCGACAAACTGCCTTGCCGTCACGGTGACTGAGGGGCCTGTGCTGCCTGCACGATAGACTCCATGCTCTTCGCGCTTCAGGCCATCTTCGGTAAGAACGATATCGGTCTTTGGGTCTGCCTTGGCGTCTGTCACCGCAGGCGAGGGACTATCAGGCTGCCGCGCCCATTCGCCAACCTGTTGCGGAAGCAGAGGCGCGGGAGGTTCCACCAGCGTTGTCTTCGTATCCTGCCCGTAACCTGTAACCGCTATGCCCGCAACCAGTGTCAATACCAGTTGGCGCGTCAATAGAAGAGACCTTCGCTGCACCATAAAGCACCTGCCCTGCTAAAGGCCAGATTACACCAGCACGATCGAACTCCGCGAGTTCGCCGGTCACAGCATCACTGACAGGTTTTGACGAGAGACGAGCCTACTTTGTGCTGGCCCTTTCAACCGGAACCTTTGTCGCACTCAGGCCACCCTGATATTTCGCAACTCCTTTGTACAGGCTCTCGGCTACCCTCTGCCTGTACTCGGACTGGCGCAGCTGTTCGGCGTCTTTGGGGTTGGTGATAAAGGAGATCTCAGCAAGAATGGACGGCATATTCGCGCCGATCAGCACGACGAATGGGGCCTTCTTCACTCCACGGTTCTTCAAGCCTGCGTTACCGTGCTGCAAACCTGCATATAGGCTCGATTCGACATCGGAGGCAAACTCACGCGATTCGTCGATCTTTTCCTTGAGGGCGATCTTCTTCACCAGATCGCTCAGTTGGTGGATCGACTGGTCGCTCACGGCATTTTCGCGCGCGGCCACCTCAAGGGCATCCGGCTGCGAGGTGAAGTTCAGGTAATACGTCTCGACTCCCCTGGCCGAGGGATCGCTTGATGAGTTCGCGTGAATCGAAAGGAACAGGTCGGCCTGTGCCTTATTGGCGATCGCCGTTCTTGTCTCAAGCGGGATAAACGTGTCGTCCGAACGGGTGTAGATGATCTCCGCACCAAGCCGGTCGTGCAGCAGCCTTCCCAGACGTAGAGCGACGTCGAGCACAACCTCTTTCTCCTCCAAGCCATTGACGCCGATCGTTCCGGAGTCATGCCCGCCGTGACCGGCATCGATGACGATGCGCCCGATCTTCAATCCGAGAGCGCGCACCAGCGATGTCTGCCCATCGGCTGTCGGGACTGCCGCGCGAGCCGGCGTTGCCGGACTGGCATCGGATTTGCGATGCGAGGAAGCCGCCGAAGCGGCGCTGCTCCTCGTCGCCTGCGGCCGTCCGCCGGGAACAACCGCGATGGGCCGCGATGTGGGGACGCTGGTTGCGTCTTCGCGTCCAGGTTGAGCGCTGACCTCGGCAACCTCAGTTGCAGTTCCGGCGTTGCTGGTCGCTACAGCGTTGGGAACCGGACTCCGGGAGGTCGTCGTCTGCTGCGGGGCCGTGCGTGGAGCCGGAGCCTTGGAAGTGGCGTTCTGCGTGCGCGCATCGGAAGGTGTATCCGCGCTCTGATTTGCGGCGACCTGCGCCGCCGGGTTGCTGCCATGGATGTCGATGATAAGCCGGTAAGGATTGGGCAGCAGGAACGCCGAGTACTCGGTGACGTCGCTTACATCCAGCACGACGCGCGTCATGTCGTTGGAAAACTGTGCGGCGCGAATTCTCTTCAGGAAGCCGTCGTCGGTGACGGAAAAATTCTTGCCCACCAGGGCCTGTGCCAGACGGGTTCCGTGCAGGTCGAAGTAGATGCGATCGGGGTTAGGCACACGTGCAGCTTCATAGGTCACATCGTCGCCGAGATCAATGGCGACACGAGTGTAGTTCGGGGTTGACCAGTGACGTATCCCCGTAACCTGCGCCAGACCGCTGCGCTTCCCGCTTGCCGCCTTTGCAACATGCGCGACCGGCTGCTGCGATAAAGAAGTCTGCGGCGTATCTTCGGCCGGTGCGGCTACTGCTGTCGAAACACTCGCGCCGGAACTCTTTCGAGCATCAGCCTCAGACGCTGAGCGTGGAGTGATGGTCATCTGTGGCTGGACTCGCCGCTCCTTGGGGTCTGCCGGCCGGGTTCGCGATACAACCTTTTCACTCGCGCCGCGATCAAGCGATGCAAGACCTGCCTTCGCTTCTTCTGCCTGGGTGCTGCGCGGGTGCTGCTTCAGCAGAAGCGAGTAACGCTCCTTCGCGGCTGCCGCATCGTGCAGGTCGTTCTCATAGATCTGCCCCTGCGCCAGCAGAGCGCTTACGCGCAGCGAGCTTCCGGGATACTGCATCCGCAGAAACTCGTACTGCCCGATCGCAGCTTTTAGACTCTTTGCATCGCTCAGATCGCGGCCTTGCTCGGCAAGCAGCTCGGCCACAGCATTGACGGCCGCGGCCGCGTATTTGCTCTGTGGCGTGTCATGATAGATAGCGCGGTAGCCATCCAGTGCGCGATCGTAATCCGCACGCGTACGTTTACCTGGTGCGATGGCTTCCAGCTTTTCACGGCCTTCAGTCGCTGCCTGCCACGGCGAAACTTGCACAACTCTCTTTTGTGCTGCGGAACTTCTCGGCTTCGACGGAGTTGCTGCGGCTGCGCTCGCACAGCTCAGGCCCATGGCGCAGATGGCGCACCACACCCCAAGACTCCGCACTTTGTTGCATACAGCCATCAGTGCCAGTTTAAGAGTTCCACACACGCGTGGTGGCTGTGAAAACGTTGCAGGTACTCCCCGCGATACTCCCCGCAAACATACTGCAACTTGCTCGACCACAATCAATAAGACGGAGAGTCATGCTCTCCGCCTTACTGATTCACAGACATGTTGAAGTGTTTGCTATAGAAGACTCTCGACCACCGAGGCCGATTTGCCCAACGCGCCGTCAAGTGCGCCCGGTTCGCTTCCTCCAGCTTCAGCCAGATCAGGCCGTCCGCCACCCTTGCCACCAACCATGGCGGCAATCTGCCCGACGATCTTGCCGGCCTGCACCTTGCCCGTGAGGTCTTTTGTAACGCCAACGATCAGCGAGACCTTGCCATCGTTTGCAGCGCCGAGAACAACAACGCCCGAGCCCAGCTTGCCGCGAAGCTCATCGACAAGGTTGCGCATCTGGCTCTTGTCGAGAGCGTCCACGCGCTGAGCAAGCACCTTCACGCCCTTCACCTCGACCGCAGCAGACGCTGCATCGGAGACAGCAGCCGAGGCGGACTTCATCCGCATCTGCTCCAACTCGCGGCGCAGCTTCTTCATCTCTTCTTCCTGCGCGGCGATCCTATGTTTTAGCGCGTCCGCTGGAGACTCATTCACGCCACCCACCAGCGATCCAACAACACGAGCGACATCGAAGCCACGACGGAACTCCGAGAGAGCTCCGGTGCCGCTAACTGCCTCGACGCGGCGGACGCCGGAAGACACCGAGCTCTCGCCCACCAGCTTCAACAGGCCAATTTCGCCGGTTGCGCCAGTATGCGTACCGCCGCAGAGCTCGGTCGAAAAGCCGCCGATCTTCACCACGCGAACGCGGTCGCCGTATTTTTCGCCGAAGAGCGCCATCGCTCCAAGCTCGTTGACCGCAACGTCGATCGGAACATCGACCATCGTCTCGACCTTCGTGTTCGCCAGCACCTGGCTGTTCACGATGTCCTCGACTTGCTGCATCTCCTCGTCAGCGACGCCGGTAAAGTGCGAGAAGTCGAACCGCAGCCGCGTCGCGTCATTCAGCGATCCTGCCTGCTTCACGTGCTTGCCCAGCACCTCGCGCAGTGCTGCATGAAGAAGGTGTGTTCCCGTGTGGTTGCGCTCGGTCGCGCGGCGATTGTCAGCGTTGACCACTGTGTCGACCGTATCGCCCACGGCCAGCGTCTCACGCGCCTTCACCTTGTGCGCAAACACTCCCTGCACCGGCTTGCTCGCGCCAAGCACGTCGGCGACGACCGTGTTGTGATCGTCCGAGTAGAGCCAGCCGATGTCGCCCACCTGTCCGCCGGAGTCCGCGTAGAAGCTCGTCGCGTCGAGAACCACCTCGCCTCGCTCGCCAGGCTTTAGCGCGGGAACACCTTCGCCATCCTTCACCAGCGCCAGCACCTTCGCGCCCTCGACCTTTAGCGACGAGTAGCCCTCAAACTCCGTCTTCGCCAACTCGCGATAGACAGGCGCCGCAGTCTTCTGCGAACCGCCCTTCCAGGAGGCACGCGCCCGCGCCTGCTCCTCCGCACGCGCCTGCTCGAAACCCTCCATGTCGAAGGCAATCCCCGCGTCGCGCGCAGCATCAACCATGAAGTCCAGCGGCATACCGAAGGTCTCGTACAGGTGGAACGCCGCCGCGCCCGAGCGCAGCGTCGCTTCATTCATCTGCCGCAGGCCTAGCTCCAGCGTGCGAGCAAACTGCTGCTCCTCCGCCAACACGACCTTCGCCACGCGATCGGCGGACTCCTTCAGCTCCGGGTACGCCGCGCTCATCTCGTCGCGCACGGCGTAGACCATCTCGTGCATGAAGGGCTTCTCCTGCCCAAGGAGACGTCCGTGACGGATGCCGCGGCGCATGATCTTGCGCAGTACGTAGCCACGGCCTTCGTTCGCAGGGAGCACACCGTCCGAGATCAGGAACGTCGCCGCGCGCGAGTGGTCGGCGATGATACGCAGCGATGCCTGCGAACGCGCATCGATCTCGTGGTCGGACTCGACCTTGTGCCCGGTAAGCTGCTCCGCCCTCTTAATTAAAGGAGTGAACAAATCTGTCTCGAAGTTCGACAACACTCCCTGCAGAACGCAGGCAATACGTTCAAGCCCCATGCCGGTATCGATGGAGGGCTTCGGCAGCGGCGTCAGCAGCGGCCCGCTCGGCGTCACCGTGCGATCAAACTGCATGAAGACCAGGTTCCATATCTCGACGTAACGCTGCTCGTCTTCGCCAAAGGGCAGGTCCTTGCCAAACTCCGAAGCCTCAACGCCGAGGTCGTAGTAGATCTCGCTACAGGGGCCGCACGGGCCGGTATCGCCCATCGCCCAGAAATTGTCCTTCGCGCCAAGCTCGAAGATGCGGCCGGCCGGGACTCCCACATCGAGCCAGTATTGATACGCCTCGGAGTCGCGCGGAACAGCGTCGTCGCCCTCGAAGATGGTCACGTAGAGCCTTGCCGGGTCGATGCCGAACCACTCCTTCGAGGTCAGCAGTTCCCACGCATAGGCGATGGCGTCCTTCTTGAAGTAATCGCCGAAGCTGAAGTTACCCAGCATCTCGAAGAAGGTGTGGTGACGGCGCGTGAAACCGACGTTCTCAAGGTCGTTGTGCTTGCCGCCGGCGCGGACGCACTTCTGCGACGTCGTCGCGCGCGTGTAGTCGCGCTTCTCCAGGCCGAGGAACACGTCCTTGAACTGGTTCATGCCTGCATTGGTAAACAGCAGCGTAGGATCGTTCGCCGGGACAAGCGACGACGAGTGCACTCTCCGGTGCCCCTTGCCTTCAAAAAACCGCAGAAAATCTTCGCGAATCTGGCTTCCAGACCTGTAGTTCATAGTGTTTAAGTCTATCAGCCGGAGACGCCGCTGCCGTCTCCGTAAAGCTGTGCTTACGCGGGGCGGCGCAGATAGGGAAACCTTGCCGGCGACTAACGCTCAGTAAGGCTCGCTGCTACATTCCAGGGCGCCACGTAACCCCTTCGAGCCGAAGCATCTCATCTTTCGTCGCCTTCAGGCTAGAAAACTGGCTTCGGTGCCGCACCATCTCCAGACAGCTCACCAGAGCATCGAAGGCGTCCTCGCTTGCGAGTGCCTTTGCAATCACAGCACGGGAAAGGTTCGCATACGCTGCATCCGTCTTCTTCCGTGTCGCGAGATAAATCTTTCGCGCCTCGGCGTTGCTCTTCTTCACGGCTCCCGTCATCAGTCTCGTGTACATCTCCACGAGCAGCGGCTGCGGCTTCGCGCCTGCGATGCGCGACGACTCGAATGGCCACACGCGAAATCCTGCTTCATGCAGCTTCAGCAGAAACGGCATCGCCCGCAGGCTTCCGGTCCCGACACTGCCAGAACCGCCAATCTGAAATGGCGACTTAGGTGTGATACCACGCACCTTCGCTGCCCGTTCAGGGTCGCCTGCCAACATCTTCGGCGTGATCTTGTTGTCCATGTCGGTCAGCCGCATCGACCGATGGAGGTTTTTTCCGCAGAATTCCTCCGGGCGCTTGTGCGGTGCTCCCCAGAACCGCGCGTCGCGGGCCACCTCCTCGCACTGCCGCGACAACCAGCGCTCGCCTTGTCCATCGGCGACCTTCTTCCAGAATTCGAAGACCGTCGTACACCCATGCTCGCGCAGAAACCACGCAGGAAAGCTGAAGCAGCAGTCGAGGCTCACGATCATGCGCGGAGTCTCACGTGCTAGCTCGATCAGCCAGTCCGCCAGCTTGGCGCGCGTGCGGCCTGCCTCAAGCGTGATGCTTCCCGCAGTCCAGATTCCGGCCCATATATGGCGCTTTTGCCCGGCCGCATCCACGCGCCCCGACCAGTCCACAGCAACGATCCGTTCTAAGTCACCTGCAGGCAACGTCATCTCACCATCATCCCACCGGCGGAACTTTTCGCTGCCGCCAAGCGTATTCTCGAACGGAGAGAACACCCGATGCTCAAGCTGATCCTCTTCTGTCTGCTGCTCGTCACCTGCTGGCCGCTAGCTATTGCAGCCGTCATACTCTATCCGCTGATCTGGCTTATTCTGCTGCCATTCAGGCTGGTCGGCATTGTCGTGGGAGGAACCTTCGACTTGATTGCCACGCTCTTTTCCCTGCCAGGGCGCGTCCTGCGCTCCGTCTAGCGCATAGCCTACTCGCCGGATGCGATATCGCCGTCATCGTCCAGCGCCTCTTCTTCCACCTCGACATCCCACGCCTTGAGCACTTTGAAGATCGCCGCCGCCGAAAACCCCGCGCGCATCAGCCTGCCCATCACCCGCGCTGCCTGCTTCTTCGCGTCGTCCCCTTCGGGCTGCTTCATGCGCTTGCGGGCGATGTATTCACGAGCGAGCGCTACCTCATCGACATCGTCGTAGGTCTTCGCCAGCGTCGATGCAACCAGATCTTTGTGGATGCCCTTCTGCACCAGCCCCTGCTGCACACGCCTGCGTCCGAACTTCTCGTTCTCTTTACGCAGCCGCGCATAGTCGGCGGCAAAACGCGTATCGCTCAGATACTTCAGTTCTTTTAGCCGGACGACGATGCGGTCCATCGCCCGCTCGCCCGCCTCGCCTTCTTCCGCGCGAGCGCGCATCAGCCGCTTGAGATCGCGAACCGTGCGCATCTTCCGCGCCAATGCGCCAACCGCATAGTCGAACAGGGCCTCTTCTCCCAGCGGCTCTTTCTTCTTCGGTCGGGAGAACGCCATTATGGAGTCATTCCAGCGTACTTATTGGTGTGTGTCCACCTGTCGCACCAGTCTCCAACCTCGTTATACCAGCGCTCGGAGTTCTGTGGCTTCAATACCCAGTGCCCCTCATCGGGGAAGTAGAGCATTCGCGAAGCCACGCCGATACGTTGCAGCGACGTGAACAGTTGAAAGCCTTCACTCACGTCGAGCCTGTAGTCGCGCTGACCGTGGATGACAAGGGTTGGCGTCCGGGCATTTGTAATCGACAGCATCGGCGACCACTTGCGAAATGGGTCCGCTGCGATGGGCCGATCAGCGTATCTCCACGGCTGGCCTGGTTCCTTGTCGCCCGGCGCGCGGAACTCCCACTCGTTGAACCACAGCTCTTCCGTCGTTCCATAGGCCGATTGCGGGTTGAACATGCCATCGTGCGTCACGATGCAGGCAAAGCGGTCCGTGTGCGTCAGAATCCAGTTGGCCATGTAGCCGCCGTAGCTGGCGCCGAGCGCGCACTCGCGCGTCTTGTCGATGAAGCTGTAATGTTGCTCGACGTAGTCCATCCCCTTCATCAGGTCGATGTAGGGCTTCCCTCCCCAGTCGCCATTCACGCCATCGACAAATGCCTGTCCGTAGCCGGTCGAACCGCGAGGATTCACCATCACGACGACATATCCCGACGCAGCCATCAGTTCCGGGTTCCACCTGTAGCTCCAGGAGTTGCCCCATGCCCCCTGCGGGCCGCCATGAATCAGGAATTTCACCGGATATTTTTTCTTTGCGTCGAACCCCGGAGGCCTGATCAGAAATCCTTCTACGGTCGCATTCTCCGCCCCCGGAAACATGAAGCTCTCCATCTTCGGAAGGTTAAGCTGGTCGAGCAACGCATCGTTCATATGCGTCAGCCGCACCACCTGGGCACCGCCATGTCCCATAGCATCCAGAGGAATGACCGAGATCGCCACCGGACTGCGCACCGTCATCATCGATGTGACAATCATGCGTCCATCGCGGGAGACCTGCAACTCTCCATAATCCGCCATGTTCGCAATCGCCGTTGCCTCGGGCAGATCGACGCCGACTGACAGAACGTTGGCATCGCCCATCTCGCCGCTGACGAAGTAGATCGTTTTGGAGTTCGGGGCCCAGGCAAACTCATCGACCCAGTTATCGAATCGCGGCAACAGCTCTCGCGGCTCTTCCGCCTTCTTCTGGCGATCGACCACAACGAGCCGGAACCTGTCGCTCTCATACCCAGCACGGCGCTGTGAACGAAACGCCAGCCAACGCCCGTCGGGAGAGTACGCCGGCGCATCATCGCTGCCAGGGCTCGTCGATACGCGTATCGGCTTCGCGCTCTTTTCATCCAGACGCAGTGTGAAGACGTCGTTCCCCGTGCTCACGGCCGGAACCGTATCAAGGTTGGTCACATAAGCAATCTCTTTTGAGTCCGGCGACCACGCATAACCGATGGGACCGCCTAGCGAGAAGACCGGGGCCTCCGCATCTGCAATGTTCCTGCGCGGTGTCAGATCCCTCACGGCATAGCCATCCATCGCATTGACGACCAGGATATGGCTGCGCTTTGGGCCCACATAGTTGTTCCAGTGACGGAATAGCAGGTGGTCGAACACCATCGCCTTCACCTGACTCTTCGCCGCGGCAGCGTCCTTGCGTTGATTGCAGCCATCCTCCTCGGCCCACGCCGTCTCATCACTGCACTCCGGGTAGACCCGCGAAACAAACATGATTTGCTTCGAATCTGGAGACCAGACCGCGCCATCGGCCTCTGTGCTCACACGCGTTAGCTGACGGGGAGCGCTTAACTTTCCCTCAACATCGTTCCAGTCCGCCAGATAAATCTGCGACGAACTACCGCCGTCGGAAGATACAAACAGCACTTGCCTGCCGTCCGGAGAAAACCTGCCGTTCGTCTCTCCTTCCTTCCCCAAGGTGAGCTGTCTCTCAGGTCCTCCCTTGGCGGAAACAACCCAGAGATGCGTGGTCTTTGTGTTGGCCTTCAGGTCCACATCCACGGTAGAGAACATCACCCACCTGCCGCTTGGCGAGATCTGCGGATCGCCCAGGCGCTTGATCTTCTGCAGGTCCGCGAAGGTCATCGGGCGATGCCCCGCCCCGCTCACTCCTTGCAGACCAACTGCTGAGGTTGCACCCGAAAGATCAACGGAATGCGCTTCGCTCTGTCGTTGACACCCCCAGAGCAGAAGCCCCGCGGCAACTGCGGCCGTGTATATCTTCATCGCACCGACTCTCCCGCGCCAGTCTACCCCACTGAAGACCGTCTATTCCTCCTGGATACGCAGGCGGGAACCTTCGCAGTTCCTCTCAGGCGACCTCGCCGATCACGACTGCCTGCCCCGTCATCACCTCCGCGAATGGAAGCTCGATAACAATCGCCGCACCCGCGGGATGCAGATTGAACGCACTGACCTCGCCACCATGCTCGCGCACAATTCCATAGCAGATACTGAGCCCTAGCCCGCTGCCCTGCACCGGCCCCTGTGTCGTATAGAACGGATCGAAGACTCGCCCGGGTTCACGAAAACCTGTCCCCGTATCGCTCACGACGATCTGAACTGTTCGCCCATCGAAGCCCGCCGTCAGGCGAATGGCGTCTTCCTCCCGCGCAGCTGAGGTCTCCCGTGCCTTCGCAATCGCCTGAACTGCGTTGTTCAACAGATGCTCCATCACAAGCCGCAGACGGTCGCGATTCCCTCGCACCGCGGGAGTCTCTGCGCCAAGCTGCATGGTCAGCTTGATGCCAAGCTCAGCCAGTTTCGGCCGGCACTCCTCTCCAAGCCCTTGAACCAGCGCAGGAATGTCTACCGACTCGTCGCGCAGGACCGAAGGCCGCCAGAAGTTCAGCAGGCCCTCGACTGTCTCCTGCATCTTCCTGGCTTCATGCAGGATAGTTTCAGCATGGTGGCATGTCCGCTTCTCGCCCGACGTCTCCCCAATCAGCTCTGCGGAGCCCATCACCGTCATCAACGGGTTATTCAGCGAATGAGCAATCCCCCCAGCGAGCAACCCCAGACCCGCCAGCTTCTCTGCGCGAAGCAGACGGTTTATCAGCTCGACATCTTCCAACGCCCTTGAAAGCTTTACCCCTAACGCCTCGAGAGCGACGACGGCCTCCTCGGCTGCCCTCCGCTGGACGTTCAACACGCTCGCGGCACATACCACCAGCGCACCTGACATCGTCCCGCTCACAGCGGAAAATGGAACCACCACCGCCAGGTCCCCGCAGTCGCTCAGCCGGACCGCCATGCTCTTCGCTCCCAGCCTTACACCATCGACCGGACCTTCTTCGCCGCGCTGTTCCGCTTCCACAACACGGGAGGCCCATTGCTCAACTGCAGCTGTCGTCGCTGCATTCATTCCCATACTGGCTGAGAGATATAGCCGCCCATCGGCATCGCGGGCCAGCATGGCGACCCGCTTAAAAGGGCTCCGGGACGACACAACGCCGCACACCCTCTCCGCCAGGGCGCGCAGGTCGGTATCGCGCCCCAGGCGTACATCCATGCGTGTATAAGACTCCATCTCTTCGCGGCCGCGGCGTTCGCGCCGATAAGCGGTTCTCCATCTCGCCAGGTTCCGGAACAGGATCCAGATCACCCCCAGCAACGCCAACACGACTGCGGCATAAATTCCGTGTATCCGTATCGCGCTGCCCATCATCTTCGTCTCCGTTACCCGCGTACCCGTGACTTTCCCCAAGATCAACCAAACCTGCCCTGAAAGCGTCTATCTTGTAGAAGGGCCGGGAGCTTTGCAACCTCTTTGAACGGGACAAGCCGGAGACCCCTCGTATGGAGCGCGCATACATCATGAAACACTCCTCGAAACTGATCCGCGGTCTTGTGGCTGCCTCGTTGATAACGCTATCGGCGGCGCCGGTGTTTGCCTTCTCTGGTGTCCTGAATCTGTACGCAGCCGACAACGATCCGGCCGGATTCGGGAGGCTGGATCCCTCGCCCCCCACCGGCATCACCGTCGACGAGATCATCAAAAAGTTCGGTGAGCGCGAAAGCGCCTTCAACCAAGCGCGGCAGAACTACATCTTTCGCCAGAGCGTGAAGATCCAAACCATCTCCGAGGAGAACAACCGCCCCGACGGCGAATATCAGCAGGTCACCGATATCACCTTCGACAAACAGGGAAGGCGCGAGGAGCACGTTGTCTTCGCTCCTCAGAACACGCTCGAGCGCGTCATCATGACCCCTGCCGATATGGAGGAGATCCAGCACCGGCTGCCCTTCGTCCTCACCGCCGAGGAGATGCCGCAGTACGACATCACGTACCTGGGCCGCCAGAAGGTCGACGACCTCGACACCTACGTCTTCTCCGCAGGCCCAAAAACTTTAGAGAAGGGCAAGCGCTATTTTGAAGGCAAGGTCTGGGTCGATCAGCAGGACTATCAGATCGTCCTTATTAATGGAAAGACAGTTCCGCAGGACATGAGGCGCGGCCACGAAGACCTGCAACCGCCCTTCACCACCTATTACGAACAGGTCGACGGCAAATACTGGTTCCCCACCTACACCAAAGCTGAGGGCACGCTACACTTTCCCGCTGCGAACGGCTCGCTGAGCCAGGACATTCACATGCGCAACATCGTGCGCTACACCGACTACAAGCAGTTCCACGCCACCAGCCGCATCATCTACAACGGCGAGGACATTACCAACAACAAGGCGCCGCAGGACAACAAGCAGCCCCCTTCCACCCCGCCTAAAAAACCTTAGCCCCATGAAAATGAACCAGGACAGCGATGCCGCCTCAATCGAGGCGGCATCGCTGTCCTGAAAGCTATTTACTTTGTCTCGCAGTGAGCGTCCGGGTCAGCATGCTGGCCCATCATCCAGCGGTCCATCAACGTACCCGCACACCTTGCACCGCACAGGTGCTTGACCCCATCGGAGTGCGCGTG
The genomic region above belongs to Acidobacteriota bacterium and contains:
- a CDS encoding N-acetylmuramoyl-L-alanine amidase, which gives rise to MGLSCASAAAATPSKPRSSAAQKRVVQVSPWQAATEGREKLEAIAPGKRTRADYDRALDGYRAIYHDTPQSKYAAAAVNAVAELLAEQGRDLSDAKSLKAAIGQYEFLRMQYPGSSLRVSALLAQGQIYENDLHDAAAAKERYSLLLKQHPRSTQAEEAKAGLASLDRGASEKVVSRTRPADPKERRVQPQMTITPRSASEADARKSSGASVSTAVAAPAEDTPQTSLSQQPVAHVAKAASGKRSGLAQVTGIRHWSTPNYTRVAIDLGDDVTYEAARVPNPDRIYFDLHGTRLAQALVGKNFSVTDDGFLKRIRAAQFSNDMTRVVLDVSDVTEYSAFLLPNPYRLIIDIHGSNPAAQVAANQSADTPSDARTQNATSKAPAPRTAPQQTTTSRSPVPNAVATSNAGTATEVAEVSAQPGREDATSVPTSRPIAVVPGGRPQATRSSAASAASSHRKSDASPATPARAAVPTADGQTSLVRALGLKIGRIVIDAGHGGHDSGTIGVNGLEEKEVVLDVALRLGRLLHDRLGAEIIYTRSDDTFIPLETRTAIANKAQADLFLSIHANSSSDPSARGVETYYLNFTSQPDALEVAARENAVSDQSIHQLSDLVKKIALKEKIDESREFASDVESSLYAGLQHGNAGLKNRGVKKAPFVVLIGANMPSILAEISFITNPKDAEQLRQSEYRQRVAESLYKGVAKYQGGLSATKVPVERASTK
- the alaS gene encoding alanine--tRNA ligase yields the protein MNYRSGSQIREDFLRFFEGKGHRRVHSSSLVPANDPTLLFTNAGMNQFKDVFLGLEKRDYTRATTSQKCVRAGGKHNDLENVGFTRRHHTFFEMLGNFSFGDYFKKDAIAYAWELLTSKEWFGIDPARLYVTIFEGDDAVPRDSEAYQYWLDVGVPAGRIFELGAKDNFWAMGDTGPCGPCSEIYYDLGVEASEFGKDLPFGEDEQRYVEIWNLVFMQFDRTVTPSGPLLTPLPKPSIDTGMGLERIACVLQGVLSNFETDLFTPLIKRAEQLTGHKVESDHEIDARSQASLRIIADHSRAATFLISDGVLPANEGRGYVLRKIMRRGIRHGRLLGQEKPFMHEMVYAVRDEMSAAYPELKESADRVAKVVLAEEQQFARTLELGLRQMNEATLRSGAAAFHLYETFGMPLDFMVDAARDAGIAFDMEGFEQARAEEQARARASWKGGSQKTAAPVYRELAKTEFEGYSSLKVEGAKVLALVKDGEGVPALKPGERGEVVLDATSFYADSGGQVGDIGWLYSDDHNTVVADVLGASKPVQGVFAHKVKARETLAVGDTVDTVVNADNRRATERNHTGTHLLHAALREVLGKHVKQAGSLNDATRLRFDFSHFTGVADEEMQQVEDIVNSQVLANTKVETMVDVPIDVAVNELGAMALFGEKYGDRVRVVKIGGFSTELCGGTHTGATGEIGLLKLVGESSVSSGVRRVEAVSGTGALSEFRRGFDVARVVGSLVGGVNESPADALKHRIAAQEEEMKKLRRELEQMRMKSASAAVSDAASAAVEVKGVKVLAQRVDALDKSQMRNLVDELRGKLGSGVVVLGAANDGKVSLIVGVTKDLTGKVQAGKIVGQIAAMVGGKGGGRPDLAEAGGSEPGALDGALGKSASVVESLL
- a CDS encoding RecX family transcriptional regulator; the encoded protein is MAFSRPKKKEPLGEEALFDYAVGALARKMRTVRDLKRLMRARAEEGEAGERAMDRIVVRLKELKYLSDTRFAADYARLRKENEKFGRRRVQQGLVQKGIHKDLVASTLAKTYDDVDEVALAREYIARKRMKQPEGDDAKKQAARVMGRLMRAGFSAAAIFKVLKAWDVEVEEEALDDDGDIASGE
- a CDS encoding S9 family peptidase, with product MKIYTAAVAAGLLLWGCQRQSEAHSVDLSGATSAVGLQGVSGAGHRPMTFADLQKIKRLGDPQISPSGRWVMFSTVDVDLKANTKTTHLWVVSAKGGPERQLTLGKEGETNGRFSPDGRQVLFVSSDGGSSSQIYLADWNDVEGKLSAPRQLTRVSTEADGAVWSPDSKQIMFVSRVYPECSDETAWAEEDGCNQRKDAAAAKSQVKAMVFDHLLFRHWNNYVGPKRSHILVVNAMDGYAVRDLTPRRNIADAEAPVFSLGGPIGYAWSPDSKEIAYVTNLDTVPAVSTGNDVFTLRLDEKSAKPIRVSTSPGSDDAPAYSPDGRWLAFRSQRRAGYESDRFRLVVVDRQKKAEEPRELLPRFDNWVDEFAWAPNSKTIYFVSGEMGDANVLSVGVDLPEATAIANMADYGELQVSRDGRMIVTSMMTVRSPVAISVIPLDAMGHGGAQVVRLTHMNDALLDQLNLPKMESFMFPGAENATVEGFLIRPPGFDAKKKYPVKFLIHGGPQGAWGNSWSYRWNPELMAASGYVVVMVNPRGSTGYGQAFVDGVNGDWGGKPYIDLMKGMDYVEQHYSFIDKTRECALGASYGGYMANWILTHTDRFACIVTHDGMFNPQSAYGTTEELWFNEWEFRAPGDKEPGQPWRYADRPIAADPFRKWSPMLSITNARTPTLVIHGQRDYRLDVSEGFQLFTSLQRIGVASRMLYFPDEGHWVLKPQNSERWYNEVGDWCDRWTHTNKYAGMTP
- a CDS encoding HAMP domain-containing histidine kinase: MGKVTGTRVTETKMMGSAIRIHGIYAAVVLALLGVIWILFRNLARWRTAYRRERRGREEMESYTRMDVRLGRDTDLRALAERVCGVVSSRSPFKRVAMLARDADGRLYLSASMGMNAATTAAVEQWASRVVEAEQRGEEGPVDGVRLGAKSMAVRLSDCGDLAVVVPFSAVSGTMSGALVVCAASVLNVQRRAAEEAVVALEALGVKLSRALEDVELINRLLRAEKLAGLGLLAGGIAHSLNNPLMTVMGSAELIGETSGEKRTCHHAETILHEARKMQETVEGLLNFWRPSVLRDESVDIPALVQGLGEECRPKLAELGIKLTMQLGAETPAVRGNRDRLRLVMEHLLNNAVQAIAKARETSAAREEDAIRLTAGFDGRTVQIVVSDTGTGFREPGRVFDPFYTTQGPVQGSGLGLSICYGIVREHGGEVSAFNLHPAGAAIVIELPFAEVMTGQAVVIGEVA